The genomic window TTTTGGTTTTAAAAATGCATTCGCCTTTTTCTTGGGATTAATTTTTGTCTTGACTGGCTTTATTTTTAGCTCAGTTTATTTAGGTGCGTTCGACGGATAGGGTGCAGCGTGGCCGCGCAGGAAAGTTCTACGATGGACTATTTTGATACGACGTCGAGAACTTACGGTTGGATTGCAAGACCAAATGTGAAGTCCACCGTCACTCGCTTTTTGGAGCATTGGCCGATTTATGAATACACTTTCAGGACTGATAATTTTGGGCGAAGAGTTGTCTTTCCAGCCAAGGAGAATCTACACAAGAATCAATTCCTCATTTATTTAGGGTGTTCCGCGATGTTTGGCCAAGGATTAGAGGATGAGGCAACTCTTGATTATCAGCTAACGCGTCGACTGAAAAGATACCAGTCCTACAATTACAGTGTTCCCGGTTACGGGTTGGGGCATGTGCTGGCACAAGCCCAAAACATAGACTTTGCTAAGCAAATTCGCCAACGTCAGGGCCTCATTGTTTATCTCTATCCCACTTTTCACATCGATCGCATGGTGGGTGGGCTGGAGACGATCGACTGGTCAGGCGGCCTTCCCTATTTTAGACTTGAAGGGGATAAATTGGTCCGTGATGGCTTTGTGCACGAAGAACGCTATATCTATGCAGCGGCAGAACGGCTCTACAATAAGACTTTCTTGCGCAGGAGATTTAATTTGGCTTGGCCTTTTCAGATTGATCGTGATGATCTCGAATTGGCTTGCAAGGCGATCAGCGAGGTGAAACAGCTCATTTTGAGTCAGTTCGATGAATCGCGTTTTTTATTGGTTCTCCACCCCCATTCGGTGGGTAAGGATCTTAGTTTTTGCTTGGCAAAATACGGTATCGAATGGCTCGATATGAGAGGATCGCAACGAGGATATCGAATTCAGGATATGGGTATAAAAGGTGATGGCCACCCGACTGAATTTGCCAATAAACTGACGGCTGAAGGAATTGCTCAGTACTTGAATAGTCGGGAGAAAAATCATGTTGGAACTCGGAATTGACCGGTTACTTGAAGAAGCTAGTTTCATTTGGCATTTAAAGGGACGTCGACTTGGGTTGGTGGCTCACCCAGCAAGCGTGACGGCCAACCTTTCTCACAGCCTAGAGGCTATGCTTCACCTTGGAGAATTCAACATTACCTGCGGGTTTGGTCCTCAGCATGGCATGAGGGGCGAAAAACAAGACAACATGATCGAAAGTGACACTTACGTCGATACCAGGACGAATATTCCGATTTTTAGCCTTTACGGAGAATTGAGGCGTCCTTCGAAAGAGATGTTGGATTATCTCGATGTGATCGTTGTGGATCTTCAGGATGTGGGCTGCAGGATTTATACTTTTCTGACGACTCTATTTTATTTGCTCGAAGAAGCCGCAGCTCACAAAAAGCAAATATGGGTTCTGGATCGCCCCAACCCAGCAGGACGCCCTATCGAGGGCTTAAAGTTAAAGAAGGGTTGGGAGAGTTTTGTGGGTCTTGCTCCCATGCCGATGCGGCACGGTTTAACATTGGGAGAGGCGGCAAAATGGTTTGTCAGCCACTCGCGCTTAGATGTGGATTTGAAGGTCGTTGAAATGAGAAACTATCGTATTTCTCAGATGCCGGGATTTGGATGGCCAGCGAATATTTCTTGGGTGAATCCGTCCCCTAATATGCCGAGACTAACGACAGCGAGATCTTATGCGGGTACAGTGTTGGTGGAGGGGACACAGCTTTCTGAGGGGAGGGGGACGACAATCCCTCTGGAAGTGATTGGAGCTCCAGATATTGACGCTGAGAAAATTTTGGACGAAATGAAAAAAAGCCACTCTCCTTGGTTGAGAGGTTGTGCCTTACGGCCCTGTTTTTTTGAGCCAACCTTTCATAAGCACAAAGGCAAATTGTGTTCAGGAATTCAAATTCACCCAGACTCGGTTTTTTATGATCATCTCAGCTTTCAGCCCTTGCGTGTTGTCTCCCTATTTCTTAAGAGTCTTCGTCGGCTTTACCCAGATTATGACTTGTGGCGTCAGCCTCCCTATGAATATGAATCGATCAAAATGCCCATTGATATTTTGGCTGGAAGTCAGTTATTGAGAGAGTGGGTCGATGATCGAGAAGCAAATCCAGAGGATTTGGAGAAGTCTTTGTCGAAGGATGAATCAGAATGGCTTGAAGAGTCAAAGCCTTTTCATTTTTATGAGTAGAAGTGAAAAGAGGGGAGTTCTAGTGTTTTTTGGGCTTATCTTAGTTTTCTTACTCAATTCGGTGGCTTTTGCCGGGGTCCCTCTTGAATCATCGGCAAATAACCAAGGTGAAGGGCAAACTGAGTTATTGTCGAGCAAGGCTGCTGCCGGTCTTTCCCATGAAGTTCTAGACAGGTTGTTGAATCCGGAAACTCGGCTCGAAGCGGCGATGGAGTTGTTGACCAGTGGTAGCAGGCTTAATTTATGGCAGGTGAAAGCTCTGATTAAGAGCCTTTCAAGCAACTGCCGAAAAAGTCTTCTCTCAGGGGAAGGAGTCAATGCCAACTCCAGAGAAATCGATTTATCAGGCGGCTAGGTCGCTGGCGCTGATAGGGCGGGTCCGATAGACCTCTGGAGACAGTATTTTTTCTTTTGGAATGGTGATCCAAAATACTGTTCCAACTTCCAGTTCACTCTTCAGTTCGATCTTTCCGCCGAGTGCCTCCATGATGCGTTTGGTGATGGGCATTCCAAGGCCCGTGCCTTTGTGATGGAGTGCGAGTTTCCCTAGGGTTTCAAACTCGTTAAAGACCTTGTTATGGTCTTCGGGTGCAATTCCTTTTCCCGTATCTTCGACGAAGAGTCGGGCAGTGTTGCTATCTTGTTCTAGCCAAATTGTTACTTTACCTCCCTCTCGGTTGTATTTGATGGCATTTGTGATGATATTTGAGAAGACCTGCCGAAGTCGTATCTCATCGTAGTAGCAGAGACACTGATCAATCCCGCGGGGGTCAAAAATTATCGAGATGTTTGAGGTCTCTCCCATGTTTATAAAAGACTCTGTTTGGGAAGAGACGAATTTAACCAAATCACACTGCTCAATGAATAATTCTGTTTTTCCTGCCTGCATTTTGGCGAAATCCAGAATGTCGTTAACCAATGCGATAAGATTTTGACCTTGATCATATATGATGTCCGTAAATTCTGTTCTCTGTTCGTCGTTGTCATAAAGTCCGAGTTTAAGAATTTCAGCTGAGGCGACCATCGCAGAGAGCGGCGTTCGCAGCTCGTGGGTGGTTAGAGCTATAAATCGATTCTTAGCGAGATCCAATTCTTTGAGCTGTTGATTTTGCTTTAGGAGCTCTTCAAAAGCCGCCTTGATTTCAATTTGCTTTGCGGTGATATCTCTTTGTAGCTTTTTCTGCACCGTGATGTCTTGAAACATCAGAGTGACACAGGAGATATCATCAAACTGAATTGTTTTGATTCCAAGGTTTGCGATAAACGTCATTTCATTTTGTTTGCGAATAGCAATGTCTTGAAAAAGCCCCTCGCTTTTCAGAAGCTCACTTGAGATAGCCCGAAATTCTGGCCGAACCTTCTCAGGGTAAATGGTATTGATGTCAAGTGAGCTTAAATCCTCGGTCGGCGGGAATTCTATGAGATCTTTAGCAAGGCGATTGGCGTAGATACACTTTTCGTTTGAGAGATCAAACACAAGAATGCCAAAGATCGCTTCTTCAGAAAGCGTAGTGAGTAGGTGCAAAACATTGCTGTCTGAAAGATTTTTCAATGTTAGGCCCCCCCGATCACTTTGATAAAATCTGAGGCTTTTTCAAGGTTCTTCTTTATCTCCTTGATGAGTTCCTTGAGTCCTTCATTGGGATCAATGGCAAGTCTCTTAATGACTTCTCCAGGCAGATTAAGAATTTTTGAGTGGCCGCTATTTCCAAATTTCAAGGCATGTACGAGAAGATTGGCTAAGTAGATGACGTCCACAGTTTTGCTCAAATCAGCTGAGATCCCGCCTCGCATTTTTGGATTTTCTTGGTGGTGGAATTGCGCTCCTGCTTGAATTTGCTGGGGAAGGCGCCATTTCTCACCGAGGAGTTTCCCGATGTTTGTGTGTTCAGGAATTCCGAGAAGCTTTTCTGCCTCCAAATAGCTAAGAGACTCGGCTGTGGCCTTCTGAGTGATTGAGATCAGCGAATCTTTGCTGATACAGAGGAGCGCCACTTTTCCCATGTCATGTACGAGTCCGCAGGTAAAAAGATCCGCGGGAATTGGCATTCGAATATTTTTTGCGATGGCTTCGGCAGCGATTCCAACACCGACCGAATGGGTCCAAAACTGGCTTAGGTCAAACCCATTGGAGTCTTTGACGTCTAGGGCATTGATAATGGAAGCTGACAAAACCAGTTGATGAACGGTATCAAACCCAATGTAGGCAATCGCACGACCAAGATTGCTCACTCCTCCAGGGATCGCATAATAGGCTGAATTAACGAGTCTTAGAACTTTTGTCGTCAGACTTTGATCATTTTTCATAATGTCTTCGACATCGGATGTGGAAGACATGGGATCGCCGATGACTTGGCTCAATTCATAGACAATAGTGGGGAGAGTGGGAAGCTCATCTAGCTTTGATATGAGATAGTCTTGACTTAGTTTTGGTGCTGCACCCATAATGCACTTTCTTCTGTTAATAGGACTTAGCTAGCAATCTGCGGAAATTTCTTTTTTGGAAACAATTCCTTCAATTTTGAGGTGACTCGCTGGAAAGTCACTGGCTTTAATATATAGCCATTTACGCTCAGATTTTTTGCCTGCACGATGTAATCCTTGTCGGATACCGCTGTGATCAGTATGAACGGAATGTCTTTGTAGGAAGACTGCTCTCGAACGCATTTGAGGAGACCTATCCCATCCAGATTTGGCATCATAATATCTGATAAGATGGCCACAAGATTTATTTTACTTTCTTTCAGGTGCTTGTCCCAGGCCTCCTGTCCGTCCACGCACTCGATGACTTCGTAGTCGAGCTTTTTTAAAAGGTGAGCCAGTATCTTCCGGTTTGGAGGAGAGTCTTCCGCGATAAGGATATATTCTCTGGTGCCACTGTTTTCAGAAGCTGGCTCTGACATAAGATAGAACTCCTTGATTTAGATCAATCGATGGAACGGTTCTCTATCGGAGTAAAATATGATTTATTTGATCCTTGGGATTCAAATCTTAAGGATCAAGCTCTAAGTCCTGGCATGGTTCTTTGCTTGACCTTTGGAGAGGCGATCATTGGCTTTTTGAACTTTGCGTCTCTGGTTTTGCTCAAACTCTTTGAGCTTGTTTCTCAGTTTGTGACTATGAAGCGCGAGAATCCGAACAGCCAAAAGTCCTGCGTTATAGGAATTGTCAACGGCCATAGTGGCGACAGGAACCCCTTTTGGCATCTGGGCGATCGACAAGAGAGCATCAATGCCCTTTAGTTTTCCAACTTGGATGGGCACACCGATGACGGGCAGAGAAGTCAGCGATGCCACCATTCCAGGCAGATGGGCAGCTCCGCCGGCGCCGGCGATGATAATTTGGAAACCTCTTTGCTGGGCTTTGCTCGCATAGGACTGCATATACTTTGGCGTGCGATGGGCCGAAACAATGCGGGTTTCAAATGAGACGCCAAATTCCAGCAAAGCATCTGCTGCACCCTGCATATTGGTTAGATCGGAGTCGCTACCCATGACAATGGCAACAGAGACCTTCTTTGCTTTTTTCATAAACTAAAATCCTTTTGCGCCTTAAGTACGGCTTTAAGAGCTTGGTTGGGCTTTTTGGCGAGGCTATTGAGGTGACCTAGTTTTCGACCAGGCCGATTCTCGCTTTTACCATACCAGTGGAGGGAGAGTTGAGGGGAGAGGTCCCAATGAGGGATTCCCGTTCCTTCTCCCAGAAGATTGAGCATGGCAAATCCGCCCTGCCGCAGTTCTGGGTTCGCGATCTTCATTCCTGTGATACATTTGAGGTGCAAGGAGAACTGATCAATGGACAGAGCATCTAGACTGTAGTGGGCACTGTTGTGAACGCGGGGGGCGATTTCGTTGACCCATAACTCATTCTGGCAATCAAATAGTTCAAAGGCGATAACACCAATGTATTCTTCTTCCTTAAGGAGAGATTTGATTTTTCTCAACAAGGGCAAATACTTTTTGTGTTTGACGGGTCCTTTGACCCAAAAGCAGCGCTGGTTTTTCTGATGGGACTCAACAAGAGGAAGAACAGCAAATTCTCCGTGAGTCGATCTGCCCACAAGAGTTGCCAATTCCCTTTTAAATGAGACTTTAGCTTCTGCAATGAATCCATCAAGGGATTGCGCAAAGAGTTCGTGGTAAGGCTCAAGAGAGTCTTTTGGATTTATGATATAGGTTCCGTAGCCATCGTAGCCAAATCGGCGCTTTTTTAATACCAAACCTTTAGAAAATTTGTGAGATGCCTGTTTCAAGTCGTCAAAGCAATTTACAGTGACAAAGGGAGCTGTTGGAATC from Bdellovibrionales bacterium includes these protein-coding regions:
- the purE gene encoding 5-(carboxyamino)imidazole ribonucleotide mutase, translating into MKKAKKVSVAIVMGSDSDLTNMQGAADALLEFGVSFETRIVSAHRTPKYMQSYASKAQQRGFQIIIAGAGGAAHLPGMVASLTSLPVIGVPIQVGKLKGIDALLSIAQMPKGVPVATMAVDNSYNAGLLAVRILALHSHKLRNKLKEFEQNQRRKVQKANDRLSKGQAKNHART
- a CDS encoding response regulator, producing MSEPASENSGTREYILIAEDSPPNRKILAHLLKKLDYEVIECVDGQEAWDKHLKESKINLVAILSDIMMPNLDGIGLLKCVREQSSYKDIPFILITAVSDKDYIVQAKNLSVNGYILKPVTFQRVTSKLKELFPKKKFPQIAS
- a CDS encoding HAMP domain-containing histidine kinase — protein: MKNLSDSNVLHLLTTLSEEAIFGILVFDLSNEKCIYANRLAKDLIEFPPTEDLSSLDINTIYPEKVRPEFRAISSELLKSEGLFQDIAIRKQNEMTFIANLGIKTIQFDDISCVTLMFQDITVQKKLQRDITAKQIEIKAAFEELLKQNQQLKELDLAKNRFIALTTHELRTPLSAMVASAEILKLGLYDNDEQRTEFTDIIYDQGQNLIALVNDILDFAKMQAGKTELFIEQCDLVKFVSSQTESFINMGETSNISIIFDPRGIDQCLCYYDEIRLRQVFSNIITNAIKYNREGGKVTIWLEQDSNTARLFVEDTGKGIAPEDHNKVFNEFETLGKLALHHKGTGLGMPITKRIMEALGGKIELKSELEVGTVFWITIPKEKILSPEVYRTRPISASDLAA
- a CDS encoding HDOD domain-containing protein; the encoded protein is MGAAPKLSQDYLISKLDELPTLPTIVYELSQVIGDPMSSTSDVEDIMKNDQSLTTKVLRLVNSAYYAIPGGVSNLGRAIAYIGFDTVHQLVLSASIINALDVKDSNGFDLSQFWTHSVGVGIAAEAIAKNIRMPIPADLFTCGLVHDMGKVALLCISKDSLISITQKATAESLSYLEAEKLLGIPEHTNIGKLLGEKWRLPQQIQAGAQFHHQENPKMRGGISADLSKTVDVIYLANLLVHALKFGNSGHSKILNLPGEVIKRLAIDPNEGLKELIKEIKKNLEKASDFIKVIGGA
- a CDS encoding 5-(carboxyamino)imidazole ribonucleotide synthase; protein product: MRVGILGGGQLARMLIQQGQKMGLGVYVLCPKADDPAAQVTRNWIDGNPHQEADIVRFMKELDVVTFESEFMNGSLLARLQKQTNCRIEPKPELIDLLQDRLTQKKWLLKHRIPTAPFVTVNCFDDLKQASHKFSKGLVLKKRRFGYDGYGTYIINPKDSLEPYHELFAQSLDGFIAEAKVSFKRELATLVGRSTHGEFAVLPLVESHQKNQRCFWVKGPVKHKKYLPLLRKIKSLLKEEEYIGVIAFELFDCQNELWVNEIAPRVHNSAHYSLDALSIDQFSLHLKCITGMKIANPELRQGGFAMLNLLGEGTGIPHWDLSPQLSLHWYGKSENRPGRKLGHLNSLAKKPNQALKAVLKAQKDFSL
- a CDS encoding DUF1343 domain-containing protein encodes the protein MLELGIDRLLEEASFIWHLKGRRLGLVAHPASVTANLSHSLEAMLHLGEFNITCGFGPQHGMRGEKQDNMIESDTYVDTRTNIPIFSLYGELRRPSKEMLDYLDVIVVDLQDVGCRIYTFLTTLFYLLEEAAAHKKQIWVLDRPNPAGRPIEGLKLKKGWESFVGLAPMPMRHGLTLGEAAKWFVSHSRLDVDLKVVEMRNYRISQMPGFGWPANISWVNPSPNMPRLTTARSYAGTVLVEGTQLSEGRGTTIPLEVIGAPDIDAEKILDEMKKSHSPWLRGCALRPCFFEPTFHKHKGKLCSGIQIHPDSVFYDHLSFQPLRVVSLFLKSLRRLYPDYDLWRQPPYEYESIKMPIDILAGSQLLREWVDDREANPEDLEKSLSKDESEWLEESKPFHFYE